The nucleotide sequence tgccacttggttataagcaaacatcatgCATTTACTAATACTATTCCAAGCCATGCGTGAAACCTATacatttgtcccttcatgccacttggttataagcaaacatcatgcacaagttgtttactaattagtATTACTACTATTAGCTTGTAGTATGACTGTTTTCTTTATGTTATTCATATGcccaagacattgtaagaaataATTTTGATTATTCAAAATGAATCAACAACTAGTTGTACAGGGTTACAGTCAGTGTTACTCCCAACTtgataaagaaagaagaaaaaaaaaggaagtcgacttccaaactaaaataaaatgtatataaatatagaaatttgttattagcactccaaaaatctcatttggcactccaaactttctataattagaaagaaaaatacacttgtgcgaagtgtagaatgagatttttggagtgctaataacagttccctaaaTATGTCTTAACAAATATTGTACGTGGCATTGACTTAGACTTTCATGAATAAACTTGTAATTTCTGGTATCATTTAGTTGGATTCTGTTGAGTAGTCCGGAATCCTTGCTCTTGCTCATTTTCATAAGTTAGTTTGGAGccctagattcgagtgaatgagGATTAACCACAATAgatcttgtgaatataaatgaaATTTACCATGTTATTACTTCTAATCCAAGTTGGGAAGTACGTAAAGTTCTTTAATTATATTCGTGAAAAGATATGTTATTTCATTGATTGATTCACGTAGTTAGATGTTAATATcgtgcatctttgattcatggaattgattaattgatgtGATTGTGGAGTGTCGTTGGATAggattgttattattatgaatAGATTAGTAGATCAATGTGGCTTGAGAATAATAATGTGCTTCATTCGTTGGTTCTTTGATATGTTACATGTGGTGGATTAAGGTATCATGTTGAAAACATAGTGACTTATATGATGGATGGAATGGAAATCTTGAATATCATGTGGGTTTGTTATGTAGCTCTGGATCTAGTAATTTCATGCTTGTCAAGTTCTAATAAATGATTAAGGAATGCTATGCTTTTCTGCCTGAACATACTGTGGTAAGCGTTGGAgtgtagtgaatggtgaactatgaatgacttgatccctttttaggatacgtaggcagtctaacaaggaAGTTatatgcagccataaagtatacgaaaatTACTACGCAATTCGAATCTTGAATTAGGCTTTGTACATATCCCGAAGGTGGGATCTGTTGGATATACGGATACTtagtgacgtcacgtgtcgatcttaGACGTATGTTGGGATCAAGGCGTGACATGCTCTTAGGTTTGATTATCAGTAAAAGCGAATTGTGACGCTAATCTCACCTCCCtcccttttagtgtagataatatcgtttgttaaaaaaaaaaaaaaaagtagtgcaATTTCAATTGAAGATTTCACTTTATTTACAGAATTGCCATTTCTAAAACGAGGCATGATTTGGGCTGGTGCGTTTTGGGCACGGAGTGGGCTGTCTAGTGGGTAGGTAGGATTACCATTTTGCCTGCTTTAATCTTGATCCAACGGACAGGATTTGGGGGCAGTTCGGTCAATTTAGAGTTAGGGTTAGGGGGTTTCTGGTGTCGGTGGAGTGCGTGCAGGAATTGGGAGAAGAAAGAGGGGCTTCcatctccatttctctctcataaactctcctctctcctctgtcACCCACAATCAAATccaccactctctctctctcctctctcctcacTGTTTATAGTTTTATAAACAGtgctatttttaattttgaaatagTGATTTTAACTTTAGTTTGGATAACTTATTAAGTTTGTCTTTTGGATAAATTATTAAGTTTGTGTCATATCATATGAGTATTTtcagaattgaaaattgattaTTTCTATAATTGAACACGAAATatatttaggaaaactaatgaaagatgtttcaaaactttgaatttttttaacaaacaatattatctaaatTAGGGTGAGGGCACAGacttagacctagtttgggagtgaggtgcttaaaaaaaaagctcccatgaaaaaaagctgtgagggttttaggtgtttggtaaactgaaaaaaaatggcttattttggaagctgctgtgagaataagctgaaatcaaaggaaaaagttgaagctgctatttgcagctttggaaaactggctttttttcaaagcacacggagctacagtgcttctttaatgaaaatacccactattagactgttttttttccaaaagcacttttacaaaaaagtttaccaaacactctgctgatttatttcacagccgcttattctcacatcagctttttttcaaagcacagcaataccaaaccagcccttagcctcacaattggctagcaataatatggttaatttgtctttggcgagaattgaacataaAACCTTTCACTCATAAATGAAGTGTATGTGTTCAAAAGTAGTGTAATCTCCAtgtttagtttcagaaatagtatcCCTGTTCAGTTTTATAAAAAGTGTAATTCTCGTGTTCAGTTTCAGAAACAGTGATAGgattagtgtttagtttaagaaataatgatagcGCACACGTGTTCAATTTTCAGAAATAATCAATGTTTAGTTCCAGAAATAATGTAATAACCATGTTCAATTTCAAGAATAAACAGTGTTCTATGGTCAAATGCAGGATTGGTTTTTTATTGTTACTATTTTCACTACGAATAAATGCAAGGATGTTCGGTACGTTAGAGCAAATTAGAATTCACTCCTCCAATAGAATGCAAGAGGTAAATTCGTACCTTCATAAAATGTTTACCGTAAGACATATATATCTGTCAAGTAGGTGACATCATCTATGTGACATCATCATGGTGACAAGTTCAATCGCATGGTGGGGTTCTAgtatttaaaaatgaaaaaatcaaaatcaaagaaaatgatGGGATTTACGGTTTACACGCATCCGTTATCTTTTTcccggcagtttctgacacgacacggtgacacgacacgaaaatgacacgaaaataacgggtttcgggtcaacacgataacttatcgggtcattatttggtgacccgttaagaaccagttaataacgggttcttaacgggtatacacacGGGTAACATGTGGGTAACCCGttttgacccgttaagaaaaaaattattttgataattttaaagtttaattactaaaatatttattataaaatacaatagccatattaatatatacaatatattctatattaaatatatagttttgtattattattctatataagtttaaaaaataagttttagtcattatttatttttattatgagagttccttattatcattactaggataaattttacttaacatgttgttgttcaaaattaaaataaactaatatagtatttgtataggcaagaactaagaagacatacaatttatatttaaccgtcgattgtcatttacgctttattcttcttactgaatttcattttttaaattttcttttttgaaaacataatcATCTGGCAGATGTCaaaagatgaacggttcagatctttggtatcatgtttcgatatttacggttaattgaaatatgagtcgatgtcatatagtttgtagaaactttataaacatcaagcaatattttcactaaccgtaaaactctgaatataatattaacgatccaaaccgttcatcttcatgcatcctctaatagatcaagttttcaaaaaaggaaaatctgaaaaaataaaatttgatgagaacaataaagcgtaaatgtaaacaacaatcaactgTTAAagtttgatctatgatttatatgattatagtggcaaatttcgaagttaagctcttcatgaaagttgtaaagtttgtcattacgagcgtttatatattttttctatatttttttacacttctaagttaattaaaaaactattaaagactttaggtaagtgaaaatatacttaaaataaaaatgcgtttttatgttttggatgtgacaaaatggtatgtatatacttatttagtattatgtttttcatttgattatttattggtttaaaatatattttccttaatgggtaacgggtaacgggtcgggtcatattacctgttaatattatcgggtcgatttcgggtcgggtcattttacccgtttattttaacggatgttacacgacacgacccgttaagatatcgggtatgacacgaaaatgacacgaacacaaaaaacacgacacgaatacCAGGTCTTTTTCTTGGCAGTTTACACGCTTCcgtcatctttttcttctttcttggtttttttGCCGAGACTGCCCTCCAGCTGGATCTCTAGAGCTTTCCTCTGGTTTCTATCACCCATCCAATCCATCTGACTCATCATTGCACTCACTATTCCGTCTCCCTCTCCCACGCCTCATTTACTCCCTCTAGCCTTTATGTACTCACTCATGCACGGTTTAcatattttaaatgtttatatatatatatatatatatatatataaattaatataaaaaagttagatatttgaagtaaataaataattttaaatcaTGTTAGAAAAAACTcctcataaaccaatcaaagcaactgaattcacataataaaatcggtctttcAATTTCGATCTACATTCTATttaatttacattaaaaatagataaaataatatttataaacaactaaagAATCACATTATTGTCAGCCTATTGTAAGGCTAAGCTCACTCCATTCCCCTtaaagtaaataatatcatttgttaaaaaaaaaaatcatttcacaacaaatttaatcacattattatgcacatgcgaaagattttttttataaccgtcattacacgcctcttaagatgttttgaacatgtttaaaaataaagaaaataatatttaatgaacaactgatcgaatcatattattactagcatATTGTGAggtattaattaaaattttttaaaaaatgtacaaaaagaaataattattaaaaaaataatgttaaaatgacgaaaaaATTTCTGCATTATTTTGGATTGCTTTTAAAAATTCTTGTTCTGAAGGTATTTTTATCCAAAAGTTTTTTATGAAGCTTGTGACTTTAAAAGAGATTGttgattttatatataaaaataatttcaagTGAGAAATAAGAACTGCCACAATGTTGGTGAAACAGTGTCAAGCATCTTCATTGGACGGAGGACTACGCGTGTTGGGTTGGATCGCCAAAGTGGCTGGAAAAatttataagaaaaattaacgaaaagttcaaaaaaatttcccttttaacgaaaagttctttTTAAAAGGTATGGTAAATAGTGACAGGTAAAGATAAAATTGTgtttttttcgttaaaagtgaacagtaccgagagtgtTTTATTAAAACTCCCAAATTTATAACCAAGCGGACATGTTTTTTTCTCTGATGTTCAACTGCAAGTAGAAATTCTGTTAGTTTAAAGGATTTTAAGGATTAAGTGCCTTTTTTTAAAAGAGGATTAGCTTGGACGGGATAACTAAGCATTTTTAAAAGAGAAGTCAAAATGTTCATATCAACgataacagtaaaaaaagatGATATTAGTGTCAgcaacttcaattttttttaacaaacgatattattgaaaatgtctcacaatgagctaacaataatgtggtttaaacttttatttttacattttgtCCTAAATTCTTATTACAATCATGAAAAGTAAATAATGTAATAAATAGTGATTTAAATTTGACAAATCGGTTGGagaacaaaaattttaaaaaaaatcaaagtacCATAGAagctttcaaatttaaattttatgtttgaaatttgaaatctccTTTAGAAATGAACAAAtcagttgtttttttttatagatttcTTTATAGATAATGTTGGCGGTattagaaaattttattaacaagaaaaaatatatatacttaaTCTCATGCACATAAACCTTAACCCTTAATTTGGCCCAATATATTATTAAAGAATTCCCACTTGGTTTGGTCCCgtataattttattttcccTGCTAGCAAGATTATGAATTCCAACTATCTTTAGTTTTGTTGGAATAATTTCCCAAGTCATAATACAAAATTAAGAATACCAActatgcttttgttttttttcggctaaaaaaagtaaaattcaaaaatcaaaaaatcaaaatcaaagaaaatgacAGGAAAGAGCAACAACTTGTATATGTATAGTTTATATGAAAGTAaattaggtcatctccaaccgaaccGGTCAGAAGGTTATATGGGTAAAAATAACtcgaaatgacacgaaaatcgTTTCCTATCATctttaaaagaaaatgataggAATCTTCAGCAGTTCCCAACACCAACCTTCTCCCAAATTTCACTGAATAATTTCAACCTGCTTCATAATTTTTTAGGCAAACTAATGAAagaggcttgaaaactttgagttttaacgataaagacaaaataaaaggtaaagtgaatagtacaaagattgattttttaagtgtaaaaatatggtttttctttaaagtgaacagtatcgggagcttttcattaaagtttcctAATTTTTTCTTATAGATGAAATTTCCTTGATAAGATTAGCAAGATGGATCTCATCTTTCATGGGTTTCGTGAATTTTGAGagggtgaagctttgagagaaaggagaggaggTGGTTGGTGGAGATGCGGCAGCAATGCTGGTAGTGAGAGAGAAGATGGATGTTTGGATACTAGTACAAGATATGAAATTGTGTGTTTGGTTAGAGAGATAGTAAGAGCTGGGAGAAGATTTTATTTGATAGGTGTTTTAAATTTAGTAATCCAAATAAAATGGTCAGCAACTACGGTACTCTCTGTTGAGTACTCAAGCATTGTCCTTAATTATTCATTTTACTTTACATCTCACTCCTCCTTAGGTAGTAACTAATTAGTAGGTACCATTATTTGGTAATGTCAtgtgataataaaaaaatgcattttcactCGCATTAACTTAGATGTATGCTATCATATACCTTATGTGTCTCATCTCTTAGCTATAGACTACAGTTAACATCtttattaaatgtttttttataattttttgttcaaaaaatgtttattttattttatttcttaacAGTGATTAAAATATAGATTAAATAAAgtgaattgttattggcacttcaaaaatttGATTTGCTACTCCAAACattctataattagaaaaaaaaatacaggaatgtagaatgagatttttaaaatgctaataacaaattcctaaattttgaaataatttttaaccgtacgatatacgatgaacgattaTTTACGAAATTCTTAGGATCTCCAGAAAAAGGAGGGCGAGAATCCTTTCCAAGGTAGTACTAGACttaggggtggaaaaaattcctgaaaattctgaaccgaactgaaaaaatcccgatcccaaaccgaaattcccGAAATTTTCGAGATGCTATCCCGAACTGATCCCAAAATTTTGGTACGGGATTCGGGATTGGCTTCTCAATATTTCGgaaatcccataccgaaccaaaaatatataatattaattgttatatatattatatatattattcttctATAATTGATGCTAGTAGTTTCTAATTCATGCTCCACAACCTAGAATGCCCTACACCttgcatatttttcatgttctgtttgatattcatttggattttattattgATGTTGGCATGACTGATGATTTCAGAAgacttgattttttttgtctctcaacagattgcaaaaagggtttaattaatttgaattttgactctGATAAAAACAGTCAGGCATGCCAATTTTAGATTAAATGGTAGTGTGAATGAAATGACATTCCTAGTTCATGAATGTgttcttgaattatatatttgaacaacaattcataatttcatatttcaatttgggatttcCGATTTATCCCGAAATCCCAAAAACATTTCGAGATTCCTGAAATTTGatattcccgaaaatttggtttgagaTTGGTCTTCAAATTACCATCCTGAAAATTTTCGGTATGAAATTCAGGATACTAGTTTCAATATGATATCttataccgaaccacccctaggcTATAACTTCTCGATGCGGTGGTGGGAATTGACATTTCCGTGAgtgggtagagagagagatgacgaGACATGgaaaagagagaagggaggatAGAATTTTCACCATAGCTGTTGCTGCTGAACTAAAACAGTGCAGCTCTCTGCACAAAGCCTCAATAAGGAGAGGTTTTTCAACAGGTGCACGCGGCAATGTGCATGTATGATTTCCTTCTTGTCTTTTCGTTTGTGCCTTTCCCGCTCATTATTTGTCATGTGAATATTTGCttccccagaaaaaaaaaaaaaaaaatttattgtgtTTGAAAGCTAACTATTTTCCTTTCACTATACCCTTTAGACCATTTCTCTTtgagttaaaatttaaaatttttagtccgcaaaatttaagttttaatttagaaacaatttttttacttTAACCTTTCTtagttaaaatttaaattttatattattaaaaaataaatttaagctaatttttttcttaaagtaacatttttaaaagaaaaaaattatgtaaactatcataatttaattttatgaacattttaacctaaaaatatttagattccaacaaatattgaaaaattattaaccgataccatgaaactcgtgaaacactacaaaagaaatgaaacacataaaataattttttttaattactttagccgttgaatttaaatttgaacagttatattgttttttgccattggatttcatcaaattagatcttaactgttagattcaataaatttataaatgtaaaactaaaaaaaatatacatatataatgggTCAACCCTACTCAAGCAAAATCCTAAACTAAATTTGATCCAAAAATAAGGTTTGAGTTTTAACTCATATTTACCCCAATGATTGAAGCAAATTGGAATATGTTTAGGatctaaaatttaagttttattctAAAAGTTAGAGTAAGTCTAATAGATCCAATTACTATTTCCTTGATTCGAAAGATTAAAACAAACATattattaattgaaaaaaaaaaatggcagacTCGTTCGAGTTATGAATTCCTATGAAAATTCAATCGTCATCGTCCACATCGAGTCACATTCAGGTAATCCTTCGAACATGCTTGTTCGAGTTATGAATTCCTATCGATTTCACGATTGATTCATCTTCCTCCGTCCTCTTCATCTCCACGGCCTGTGTCTCCACTTCCCACctcttctccaactacttcacagAATTCATCGCCCTCGTCCTCTTCATCTCCACATCCTCTCCCCCAACCCCAACCCCCTGCCATGGCTCAAATTTCCTGTTAGCGCCAGGCTCCACAGCGTAGTCGGAGTTCTTGGGATcggttttgatgatgattttggcGGAGAGGTCGCTGCAATTGGTGTAAAATTTGAACACCACGATTCTCTCAGATTAGGCTTCGTCGGAGACTTGAATTGAATTGGATGCTTTTGCACATGAAATTTGCAGATCAACCATGGGTCTGAGGTCTGGGTGAGGAAGACGAAGTGcctaagtttttttgtttttttcaattaccaatatatttggtgtactcaataaaaaaaaaaaccaatatatttgttttaattttaaaaattaaaaaatatatattgaaaGTCAAATAATTTAAGTTCGATTCTTAACAAACGAGAATTTAAGCTATATTATCACTAGTCTATTATGAGGTTAAGTTCACCGTCTTTTCTCTAGTTTAGttaatatcgtttattcaaaGAACAAAACTGGTAAAGGAAAATTATAAATTTTCAAACACAATTCCATAAATATTTAGTTTTAAAGAAAGTAGCCACTCAGTATTATGGTTTGGTAGTATTCCTTtttacttggaagtgagaggtcttaggttcgaatctcgtggatgacgaatttgataccaaattagactgtcatttgtgtggcttagccgaactttctctcctcttaaaaaaaaaaaaattgaaagtaatGTCCACGTGTCAAATAATGAGTGGGGAATGTTAAAAGGAGGCAAGAGGGTGAGGGGAAGGTGGCTATATATACAGGGCATTGCCACATCCATAGTACATAACATCCAAGCTAGCTAGCTGTAGCTTCGAGGGCTCGGAAACTTGTTGAAGAGATGGAGGAATTACATCGGGCTGCTTTAGCATATTACAACAATGGGGACCGTAATCTTCAGCTACTAGCATCAAACTTCTTCCAATCCATGGACCAGAATGGCGACGGCATAGTCAACCTAGCCGAGTTCGTGACATTTCTCCAGCAAAACGGCTACGGTTGGATTGGCCGTAACTTCTTCTATGATCTGGATCGCAACCTTGTCGGCGGTCTGGATTTCCATGAAGTGCTCACATTTTACTACATAATTAAGACCAGGAACTTGTGGTGCAGGCGATGTGGAGTGTGGCTCACAGGGCTGTATTTTACGTGTGTCGAGTGCTTCGACGGAGCCCCCGATAACTATGATCTATGTTCTGGTTGCTACTCGGGTAGGGGTTTATACACCACCACACCTGCTTCTTGGATAACCATATCCTGCTCAGATCAAAGAGAAGACAAGGTACTGGTCTTCCAAACCTCAATCTGGTAAGTGACATAATATTCATATGCACAAGTATATTATGTATATTTGAAAACAAGATGTAAAGTAAGAAAAAGACTactgtattattatttttgtgctAATTTTACAAGGcaatgttttaaatttttataatttatagtAAAAGATTTTAAACTTGAATGTAAACGGAAGAACACggtaaacacgaaattttcctgaaaggaaagagacaagaacaacgtgcacaaaataatatttgtatttgatgatttttgggttacaatctctctcaaatttgatcttctgattcgatctccgtaaggtgtgtatttgtcgatgtgcgattgatccaaagggtcgt is from Malus sylvestris chromosome 5, drMalSylv7.2, whole genome shotgun sequence and encodes:
- the LOC126621104 gene encoding uncharacterized protein LOC126621104; this translates as MEELHRAALAYYNNGDRNLQLLASNFFQSMDQNGDGIVNLAEFVTFLQQNGYGWIGRNFFYDLDRNLVGGLDFHEVLTFYYIIKTRNLWCRRCGVWLTGLYFTCVECFDGAPDNYDLCSGCYSGRGLYTTTPASWITISCSDQREDKVLVFQTSIW